Within the Deinococcus sedimenti genome, the region CCTTTGTCATGCCGCACTGCGTCCAGGACGCCATTCATCGCAAAGTGTCAGGTGCTGAGGCGTTGCGCGCAGTCTGTGCGTGTATCGCGCTTTTTCCTTCTCATTTAACGGTCAGAAGTGTTTTTTCAGTAGGAGATTCATCATCTGTTACATGTGGCGGCATATACGAGAACCGGTTCCCATCCCCATCCTCCCTCCCCATTCCCTTATGCCCACTTGTGGTGCATTGCTCACGTCGTTCCCAATCGTGTAGCCGTAACACGCGCGTTCTCTCGGGTGGCCAGAGTGCGTAAGGCGAGTCCGCGGAGGGTCGCCACGTCATAGTGGGTGTTGAGTAAGGCGCGGCGTTGATCGTTGTTCATCGTGTGGGTGCGGGTCACCCCTAGGTTGTGGAGGAGGGCATTCAGCTCCTCGACGTGGAGTTCTTCGAGGATGAGGCGCTCAGTAGCGAGGTCTTGTTCCTGCGGCTGCGGCAGTCGCTGAAGCTCAACAATTTCGTGGGTGATTGGATCCAGTACGATGAGGCTCCATGTCTCGGGGAGCAGCTGGTCAGCCCCTGCGAGGTGACGCGGTGTTGTGGCCAGGACTCGCTCTGCAAAGCACTGGTCGTACATGCGAACCTGGTGGGCGAGTCGACTGAGGTTGTCCTTCTCCGTCTTGATCTCATAGCCGATGCTGCGGCCGCCAGCTGGGATGACACAGAGATCCGCCCGACCAGGGAAGCCCTCAGCGGACTGAATATTGAGTTCCGGGATAGCCCAGCCGGCCGAATGCAGCGCCATGAGGGCCTGCCGGGCCGCGGTTTCATGCAGGCCTCGACCTTCCTGACTGGGCGCCAGGGCCACGCGGAAGTGGTTCACGAGGGTGCAGGGGGTGCCGTCCCACTCGAACTCTGGGATGGTGATGTCATACCAGCCGCGGCCGCGATGGTGTACGGTGGCGGACCGGTACGTTTGCCGTGCATACGCGAGTGCTGCAGCATCACGGGTCGGGGCATCCAGACTCACTCGCGTGCAGAACGGCCCCGGCTTCCCACACAACCAAGACTGAACAAGTGTTAGTGGCACCCCTACACGATGGTGGGCATAGGGGTGACGAATGATAGCGGAGGTTCTCCATCACACCCTTCCGTTATATGCCGCCAGATAAACTCATTGACATGACCCACCCCCACGACCAGCTCGCCCAGCAGGTCACCCAAGCCCTCCGCGACGCCGACCCCGACACCCTCATCACCACCCTCCACCACGCCGACCTCCTCCAGGGCACCCCCGCCCAACACATCAGCAACCTCAAACCCATCCTCCACGCCGCCCACCGCGACCACCTCAGCCTCCTCCGCCCCCCACCCGACTTCCACCCCTGGCTCCACACCATCCTCGCCACCAACCTCGACGGCTCAAGCGCCAAACCCAACACCCGCAACGCCCGCATCAGCACCCTCCGCGCCCTCTACAAAGCCTTCCGTCGCCTCGCCCTTCTCACCGGCGACCCCCTCATCGACTTCCAGACCGCCACCGCCGAACGCGCCGACGACCCCCTCCCCACCAGAGACGACCTCGACCACCTGTTGAAGGCCGCCCACAAGGATCCAGCCCTCCACGCCGCCATCCTCCTCCTGTGGCACCATGCCCTACCCGCGAGCATCCTCCTCCGCCTCAAATGGAGCGCCTTCACTCCCGAAGACGGCACCCTCCTGCGCGGCGACCTCATCACCCCTCTCACCCCCCAGACCGAAGCCGCCCTGACCCGCCTCCACCAACGCGCCGGCTACGACCCCCTCTACCCAGACACCCACGGCCGCACCGAAGACCTCCGCATGTTCCCCTACGACACCCAGGACGCCCTGCGCCTGCGCCTGCGCCAGGTCACCCGTGACGCCGACCTCCCCTTCATTCCCCCAGGCATGATCCGCCGCGCCGCCCTGCGCGACCACCCCGGCACCCCACAGACCCTCGGCTACACCCGCGACAAGGATTACCGAAAAGCCCTCAGGCACGCCCAGAGCATCGTAGACCACAGCCACTTGAGAGACTGACCTTCAAGCCCTGCACCACACCACCCGTCCCCTTGAATCACTCCTTGACCTCATTCGTAGAGCAGAGTTGGCCGCGCCACAGGTTACTGAGGGCGCGCCCGTACAAGGTCATCAACGCAGAACCACACGCCCTCCCGACTGACATGCACGACGCCCAGGTCAATAGAGGTCTGCTGGCGAAGTTCCTCACGGGGGTGGACGTAGTTACGAAAATCACGCACAACGTGCCCCAGTTTTCCCCGCGCCCTGTGAAGCCACCCAGCCTGCTCAGCCACCTGAATAAGATCTGTCAAGGTCCAATCATGGAAGGGTTTTGGTTTACCGCTATCACGCTCTTTCGGAGTGGCCACCTGGATGTTCGCCACACGAGGATCGTCCTGCACAGCAGCCAGGAGCGCCCCTTCGAGGACAGCACCGTAGGCAATCAACGCCATGCGGTGGGCAGGTGTACGGGCCAGAAGTTCCGCTTCATTCCACCGGTCCTCAAGCAAATCGGCCAATTGAGGATTACGGGTCAGGGCATGAAAGGCCGGTGCGGGCAGATCACGTAAAGCCGCAACTGGGGTGGGCGCCGGGAGGACCTTGAGCCGATAGTGATCCGCGTAGACGTGCAGCTGGCCGTCGCGTTCCATTTGAAAGAGCAGTATGCGGCACTGCTCGAAAGGCAAGCCTGTGCCCAGGGCTGCCCCCACCGGAGTAAGGGAAAGCTGCTGGTCGATGCGCGCCAATGCCTGCAACAACCGGCGAAGCAGCCCCCGCGCGTCCTCATCATCGGTCTGCCGAATCAGGTGGGGCACGGCAGTGTGATCTACGATGAGTGGGGCCACGTGAGGTGGGGGAGCGGTCAACCAGCTGTGCAGCGCGGCTCGCGCACCCAACAGAGAAGCCTCGCGTACCCCGACCACCTCAGCAGCCGTACGGGCCTGCGCGGTGGTTCGCACGCGGAACGGCAGACGCTCCTGGGTAGCCTGGAGCCGCATGTAGAGCGTTTCGACCATCCCAGTCCACGGAGGACGGACGTACTGGGGACCGTCGGCACTCCACTCCACAGTGATCAGTTGGTGGTGGAGGACGGTCGCAGCGACCTTGCCGGGTTGCCTGGGTACGGGGCGGAACATACCCCATGATCGCAGGCGCAGCCCAAGCGGGGGCGGGTAGACTGATGGTGTTCCACACAACCGGAGGATCACATGACACGGAAGACTACTGGAAGCAAAGCCGCCACAGCCGCCTCCAAAACACTGCGTGACGGGCGCACGAGTCAGGATTCCAAGTCCGCTGCTGGCAGCGCGCTGTCTCAGGTCAACACGGGCCGCACCACGAGCAAGAAGGCCGCAGAGGCTGCCTCCAATGTGCTCCAGAGCCGTTCCACTGGTCAAACCTCCAAGCGGGCTGCTGGCAGCGCACTGGCACAGAAGCCCCCGGCCAAGAAGCGATAACAGTGGGGCCGCGGCCGCTCCCAGCAACCCCCTCCGGCATGGAAGCTGCGATCAGGCGAGCATTCGGCTAAACATCTTCTTCCACAGGGCGACCGTCGTCTTATCGATCGCCGGAGGTGTTTTGTGCAGCAGGCGACCTTTGAACCCTTTGGCCAGCGTGACTTTCCATCCGGGATCGAGGGTGATGCCGTGCGCCGCAGCGAAGGCTTCCACCTGGTTCACAAGTGGCACAGCAGGGTTATGGGTGTCGGCGAAGAGGTCGGGGGCGTCCCGCAGCATCCGGTCGAGGAACGGCGCCAGAATCTCGAAAGGAATCAGATCCTCGATTTCACCGTCCGGCACGCTGATGAAGTCCGACACGGGAATGAGGCGCTTGGGGCTGCTCTTGTACAGGTCCGCTTTCAGCTGCGTGTGCATGTTTCGGCCGGCCTGGTCGGCGTCCATCACCACGCTGGGCAGATCACCCTCGCGACCGACGAGGAGACCAGTTAGGGGCTTGATGCCCTTGGTGCCGCCGGACGGCACGAAGAGGATTTCCCGAGACGGGCTGATGGACTTGGTGCTCACGAGGTAGTTTTTGATCGCGTTGAGGTAGATCTGGTCCGACACCCCTTCGACGATCACGGGCAGGCACCCCTGGAGGAGCGTGTCGGAGATGCTCAGGCCCAGGGCGGCGTGGACGGCATACACGCTACGCTGCTGCGTGCCGGTGCCCTCGTTGGCGCGCAGGTTCTCACTGGTGACGGTGTAGCCCTCGTCGTCCACGTAGACCACCTTGACGCGCTCGACGTGGTTCGTATCGACCAAGAAGGGGGACTGGGTGGTGTGAATCACTTGGTTGGTCTGGCTGAGGTTCGCGAAGAACGCCGCGAGGTCCCGCTGAGCGAGCGGGTGCAGGCTGTGGCCCGCCTCGTCAAGCAGCAGGATCGCATCGCGGTGCGCGTCGCCGCTTTCCACCAGGAAGACGAGATAGAAGCTCAGGAACCATTGCAGGCCCGTGCTGCGGTTCTCGAGTTCGATCGGATCGCGGCGGAGCTTGTCCGAGACGTAGATGCGGAAGAAGTTGCCGTCCGCGCGGAAGTCGAAATCGTACTCACCCTGTTTCCACCACGCCTTGAATTCCCGGGACAGGCGGGCCATCGCGGAATGCAGCAGGGCCTGACGGTCCGCTTTGCGCTCGGCGATGGCGTGAACATTCTGTTCCGTGGCCTGATGGGTGGGGAGTTCCTGGCCCATCTCCATGATTTCCTGAGGGTTCAGGCCCACGAACTCGAACAGAACCCGCAGTGTGCGGGCCCGCGCTTCGGCCGTGCCGGTGAGGTCCGTGCGGCGCATGTTCTCAATGGCGTGCGGGAGGAAGATCTCGGAGTCGAGGTTGCCGTAGTTGCTGTAGTAGACGAATTTCGGAATAGCTTTGAGCACGATGTCCTGGACGCCGTTGACCTTGGCGGGGTTCTCGAAGTGCAGGTGCGCGTCACGCACCTGATTCCAGGCGGTCAGAACATGTTTGCGGAACGGACTGTCAGGCAGCGCCGACCAGACGCTGAGTAATCTCGCCGTGAGATCTTTCGTCAGCGGTTCTGTAATGGATTGGCCTTCTGGCAGGGCTTCAGTGGCGTGCGTCAGGACAGTCGTGACTTTTTCCTTGGCATCCTGCAGTTCCGGCGTTCCAGCGTGGCCCTCCTGTACTGCTTGTAATTGCTGTAGGAGAACATTACGGATAAGACCCCACGTAAAGCTCTCGGCCGGTTGCGCGTCGAGAAACTGGATGGAATACGACCCGTCAAAGCGGCGGGACACCCGCACTTTGAGGCTGTCCTTATTCTTAATGAGAGCCTTCTCGGCAATTCTTGCAGTGTCCTCAGCGTTTAATTGGAAGTCGGCTTCAATAAAAGTGTAGTCTTTGAGCTTGTTGCGCGCTTCAGCGAACAGGTGGCGAGGAAGATCGGCGCGGGCGACAATCTCTCCACTTTGTGCAGGGTTCAGGCGCCAGAGGGCCAGCAGGATGTTGCTCTTTCCTGCCTCATTCATCCCTACCAGGGTCGTAACGTCGTCACAGCTAATCCACCCGCTATCCTTCACGCTGCGGAAGTGTTGAACACGGAATTGAAGTAAGGCCATGTCACTCAAGAATACCGAGTAGCGACGGTGGGCGAGGG harbors:
- a CDS encoding sce7726 family protein, whose translation is MSLDAPTRDAAALAYARQTYRSATVHHRGRGWYDITIPEFEWDGTPCTLVNHFRVALAPSQEGRGLHETAARQALMALHSAGWAIPELNIQSAEGFPGRADLCVIPAGGRSIGYEIKTEKDNLSRLAHQVRMYDQCFAERVLATTPRHLAGADQLLPETWSLIVLDPITHEIVELQRLPQPQEQDLATERLILEELHVEELNALLHNLGVTRTHTMNNDQRRALLNTHYDVATLRGLALRTLATRENARVTATRLGTT
- a CDS encoding AAA family ATPase translates to MALLQFRVQHFRSVKDSGWISCDDVTTLVGMNEAGKSNILLALWRLNPAQSGEIVARADLPRHLFAEARNKLKDYTFIEADFQLNAEDTARIAEKALIKNKDSLKVRVSRRFDGSYSIQFLDAQPAESFTWGLIRNVLLQQLQAVQEGHAGTPELQDAKEKVTTVLTHATEALPEGQSITEPLTKDLTARLLSVWSALPDSPFRKHVLTAWNQVRDAHLHFENPAKVNGVQDIVLKAIPKFVYYSNYGNLDSEIFLPHAIENMRRTDLTGTAEARARTLRVLFEFVGLNPQEIMEMGQELPTHQATEQNVHAIAERKADRQALLHSAMARLSREFKAWWKQGEYDFDFRADGNFFRIYVSDKLRRDPIELENRSTGLQWFLSFYLVFLVESGDAHRDAILLLDEAGHSLHPLAQRDLAAFFANLSQTNQVIHTTQSPFLVDTNHVERVKVVYVDDEGYTVTSENLRANEGTGTQQRSVYAVHAALGLSISDTLLQGCLPVIVEGVSDQIYLNAIKNYLVSTKSISPSREILFVPSGGTKGIKPLTGLLVGREGDLPSVVMDADQAGRNMHTQLKADLYKSSPKRLIPVSDFISVPDGEIEDLIPFEILAPFLDRMLRDAPDLFADTHNPAVPLVNQVEAFAAAHGITLDPGWKVTLAKGFKGRLLHKTPPAIDKTTVALWKKMFSRMLA